The nucleotide window TGACCGACGGACTCATCATGACTAAATGTGAGCTGAAGGCCAAACTGGACGCCGCTCAGTTCCAGCAGATCATGGCCAATGGACAGAAGATCCCTGTCAACAATCTCATCGCCAGGCGTgagttcttatttattttttaaatgtgcaaacatTAAGCAGGATGACAGTGGCTCAGcgattagcactgtggcctcacagcaagaaggttgctagttcaagtcccagctgggtcagtaggcatttctgtgtagagtttgcatgttctccccgtgttggcgtgggtttcctccagatgctccgatTTCCCTCACTGTCtagacacatgcgctataggggaattgacttaattggttgtagtgtatgagtgtgtgtgtgaatgtgagtgagtttaggtgtttcccagtactgggttgcagctggaagggcatctgctgcataaaacataagctggaatagttggcggttcgttccgctgtgcgACCCCTGATAATCTAAAAGTTATCTGCTCCCTGTTTATCATCACCTTCACCCTCTTTAACACCAGATTCTTCCATCTTCCCTCTCTGAGACAGTGGTCTGCATGGCCAACAGCACAGCCTTCAACACCAGCTCCGTCAAAGTGATCGCACTCAACAGTAAACAGAAGAGATCAGCTCCGAACCCAGCAAAACCTCCAGCTCAAGGCCCAGCACATGCTGTAGCTCAGAATACATCCAGAGATCCACCACACAATGCATCTGAAGCTCCAGCTCATGATTCTGAAGCTCCACCACACAATGCATCTAAAGATCCACATCACAATGCATCTAATGCTCAACCTCATAATGCATCTAAAGCTCCACCTCGTGCACCAGCATCCAAAGCTCCACCTCGTGCACCAGCATCCAAAGCTTCACCTCGTGCACCAGCATCCAAAGCTCCACCTCGTGCACCAGCATCCAAAGCTCCACCTCGTGCACCAGCATCCAAAGCTCCACCTCGTGCACCAGAATCCAAAGCTCCACCTCGTGCACCAGCATCCAAAGCTCCACCTCAGGGTGCGCATAAGGCTGTAATTCACGATGCATCCAAAGCTCCACCATCTCGAGTTCCACCTCAAGTTCCAACAGGACGAAACCCGGAAGGCCCCACCAAAGCTCCCCATAGCTACGGCAATGAGACGCAGTATCCACAGCCCAAAGCTATGGAGCGTCTCTATGGAGTGTTTCAGCTCAGTGATCAGCTGGCCTGCGTCTCCGGCATGGTGCCATCACTCAACATCTGCAACATGAACTGCAACGGTGAGTTTGAGAGATAAAAAGGCACATCAAATATCATTTATAAAATGCGCATTTATTGTAGCACACTTCATTTTGTCATCAGCAGAGTACATGCATACTGTGTGCACAATGCCTAAGGGTGCTCTCACACCGGCCTTATTtggttcgattgaatcgcactagagttcattttcccttttggtgcggttcgtttgggcaggtgagaatgcagcaatcgtactcgagcgcacaccaaataagcgtaccgagacctgcttgaagaggtggtctcggtacgctttcaaacaaaccctggagcggtttgtttgtggtgagaataggATCCGTAcaaaaacaggtccaaccgcaaaagtactgcgccttttggactaatccagctgccgtaggccgatgcgctgtgcattatgggatatggagaaaaaatatttgttgacagcgctttaccaacagagagagagagagagaggagaaaacgttacctgatggattgttggtaatatttccgcaaaaTGACCATGtggcagtttagctaaattaatt belongs to Danio rerio strain Tuebingen ecotype United States chromosome 1, GRCz12tu, whole genome shotgun sequence and includes:
- the LOC100536671 gene encoding uncharacterized protein, translating into MKSITPVKMLSACALILLAFSVTDGLIMTKCELKAKLDAAQFQQIMANGQKIPVNNLIARLVCMANSTAFNTSSVKVIALNSKQKRSAPNPAKPPAQGPAHAVAQNTSRDPPHNASEAPAHDSEAPPHNASKDPHHNASNAQPHNASKAPPRAPASKAPPRAPASKASPRAPASKAPPRAPASKAPPRAPASKAPPRAPESKAPPRAPASKAPPQGAHKAVIHDASKAPPSRVPPQVPTGRNPEGPTKAPHSYGNETQYPQPKAMERLYGVFQLSDQLACVSGMVPSLNICNMNCNALLDDDLTNDIACLKTLMNSMNAKVNPTSLKIANMLLAKECRSVVPSKIFANCA